From Anopheles coluzzii chromosome 3, AcolN3, whole genome shotgun sequence, the proteins below share one genomic window:
- the LOC120958985 gene encoding uncharacterized protein LOC120958985 yields the protein MRMFIIPCCLALLVALATAENAAEQQQQQQAEQRSVEAESKDSQRLEKRGASLDEWSHLSHGYAEQHGYQQYQPQQAHYHQQPQHHYQHQHVKYEEPIKTITIEKKYPVPYTVHKHFPYTVEKKVPYEVKVPIPKPYLVEKKVPVHIKEYVKYAVHVPEPYTVYKKIPYEVKVPVDKPYEVKVHVPKPYIVEKKVPYEVKVPVPVPVTVEKKVPYEVKYEVAVPKPYTVYKKVPYEVKVPVDKPYKVDVLKPVKVEVLKPYPVVVEKKVPYEVKVPVDKPYEVEVPRPVKVAVKVPVPVPYTVEKKFPYTVEKPVPYEVKVPIDRPVPVYKEVKFAVHKEVPVPVKEKVIVPVHVSEKKPEAEYHQELIQEQQHQQHHHEQPQQLVQYEQQHQQEQYYHDQPQALAYHAEPQQVVYHQEAPAHTAYHQEIQHHQQQQHQQHQQQQQQLHHQQEQQYHQYQQHQQQIYNAHQQQQYQQQEQNHHQQHYESH from the coding sequence TTCATTATCCCATGCTGCCTGGCCCTGCTGGTGGCATTGGCCACTGCGGAGAATGctgccgagcagcagcagcagcagcaggccgaACAGAGAAGCGTAGAAGCTGAGTCAAAGGATTCTCAACGTCTAGAGAAACGAGGAGCATCGCTGGACGAATGGAGCCACCTGTCGCACGGATACGCCGAGCAGCACGGCTACCAGCAGTATCAGCCGCAGCAGGCGCACTATCACCAACAGCCGCAGCACCActaccagcaccagcacgtcAAGTACGAGGAACCGATCAAGACGATCACGATCGAGAAGAAGTACCCGGTGCCGTACACCGTGCACAAGCACTTCCCGTACACGGTCGAGAAGAAGGTGCCGTACGAGGTGAAGGTACCGATCCCGAAGCCCTACCTGGTGGAGAAGAAGGTCCCGGTGCACATCAAGGAGTACGTGAAGTACGCTGTCCACGTCCCGGAACCGTACACCGTGTACAAGAAGATCCCGTACGAGGTGAAAGTCCCGGTCGATAAGCCGTACGAGGTGAAGGTGCACGTCCCGAAGCCGTACATCGTGGAGAAGAAGGTGCCGTACGAGGTGAAGGTCCCAGTGCCGGTCCCAGTTACCGTCGAGAAGAAGGTGCCGTACGAGGTGAAGTATGAGGTGGCCGTCCCGAAACCGTACACCGTCTACAAGAAGGTCCCGTATGAGGTGAAGGTCCCGGTCGACAAGCCGTACAAGGTGGACGTCCTGAAGCCGGTCAAGGTGGAGGTCCTGAAGCCGtacccggtggtggtggagaagAAGGTCCCGTATGAGGTGAAGGTGCCCGTGGACAAGCCTTATGAAGTGGAGGTGCCACGCCCGGTCAAGGTTGCCGTTAAGGTCCCAGTGCCAGTGCCGTACACGGTCGAGAAGAAGTTCCCGTACACGGTGGAGAAGCCGGTGCCGTACGAGGTGAAAGTGCCGATCGATCGCCCAGTGCCCGTCTACAAGGAGGTGAAGTTTGCCGTCCACAAGGAGGTGCCAGTGCCGGTGAAGGAGAAGGTCATTGTGCCGGTGCACGTGAGCGAGAAGAAGCCCGAAGCCGAGTACCACCAGGAACTGAtccaggagcagcagcaccagcagcatcaccatgagcagccgcagcagctcgtgcagtacgaacagcagcatcagcaggaACAGTACTACCACGATCAGCCACAGGCCCTGGCTTACCACGCGGAACCGCAGCAGGTTGTGTACCATCAGGAGGCGCCAGCCCACACTGCCTACCATCAGGAGAtccagcaccatcagcagcagcagcaccagcagcaccagcagcagcagcagcagctgcatcaccagcaggagcagcagtaccaccagtaccagcagcaccagcagcagatcTACAACgctcaccagcagcagcagtaccagcagcaggagcaaaaccatcaccagcagcactaCGAATCGCACTAA